A window of Brevinematales bacterium genomic DNA:
TCTATTCCTCAAATTCGCCTATCAGCCGAATCTCCGGGATCAGTTCGACCCCGAACTTCTCACGGACGCCCTTCTGAACCGCCCGTATCAGCCCCGCCACATCCGCCGCTGTAGCGTTTCCGGTGTTCAGGATGAAGTTCGCGTGCTTGTCGGAGACCACCGCCCCGCCTATGTTGAACCCGGAAAACCCCGCGTCGCGGATAAACTGCCACGCTTTTCCGCCCTCGGGATTGCGAAAGACGCTCCCGGCGGAGAACCCTGCCGGTTGTGAATCTTTCCTTACATTTTGATTATTATCCATCTTTTTCAGGATTATGTCAATACTTTTACTGAAAATTTTGAAAATAGTAGTAGAAATAATCCTACTATCATCTATTCCATGCCGGTATCCCCACTTAACCGCCCCCCCGGCGACCGTTTCCGTAACACCGTTTAATGTAACCGTATGCACATCCGCCGTAATCCCCGAGATGTCCTCGCCGTGCGCCCCGGCGTTCATCACGACCGCGCCGCCCACCGTACCGGGGATGCCCGCCGCGAATTCGAGGCCGGAGAGGCCGCGCTCGGCCGCCATACGGGAAAGCGTGGCAAGCCCGGCGCCTCCGCCCGCGATAACCGTATCGCCGCGGAATTCGATAGCCTTAAAATCGCCCCCGAGACGGTACACTACGCCGTCGAAACCCCTGTCGCTTACCACAAGGTTCGAACCCTTACCGATAATCAGGGATGGGAGATCGTGTTCGCGGATGATACTGAGGAGGGACTGGAGCTCGCCGGTATTCCCGGGTTCGGCCAGCACGGCGGCGTTCCCGCCGACCCGCATCGTGGTCAGTGCGGAGAACGGCACATCTGTCCGGGCGCCGGGAAACAGCTTGAGGAGCGAATTCCTGGCGGCGGAATTCATCAGGAAACTATCTCGATATGATATTTCTCGATAACGGGATTGGCGAAAAGTTCGTCGGCCATCTCGTCGAGCTTCTTCTTGGCGGCCTCAGGAGTCGGCTCGTCCAGCTCGATATAAAACAGCTTCGCCGTGCGGACGTCCTTTACGGAAGGATAGTCCAGATGGTGGAGCGCGTTCATCAGCACCTTACCCTGCGGGTCGAAAACGCCCGGTTTGAGCATCACTTCTATCTTAGCTTTCATTCGCTAACCCTCACTTTTATTTAATGATATTCTTTCTAAGAGGCCTAAATATCTGGGTATGGTGACGAAGACGGAAATTAAACTATTTTCCGTCACTGCGAGCCCCGCATTGCGTTATGTTTTCGATGCGTGGGTTAAAGCAGTCTGTTTTATTCCTTAGATGGTATTAAAATAGATTGCTTCGGCTATGGTTCGGCAAGCTCACCATGACGCCTCGCAATGACAAAAAACACTTCGTCAGCACGCCCTATCGACAGGCGGGCTATTCCCCCATCATCAACTGTTTGGCTTCCTCGAACGTATCCACCAGGGAGTATCCGATATTGAAGACTTTGGTAAACCCGATGGCTTCGAACAATTTCTTGAGGCGCTCCTGTATCCCGAATACGACGATATTACCGCCGTGCAGACGCGCTTCCTTCAGGCTGTTTATCAGTACGCCGACGCTCGCGCTGCAGATAAACTCCAGAAACGAGAAGTCGCATATCACTTTATTCGTCTTCTGCAAGACTTCGTGCAGATTCTCCTTAAAATCCCCTGTGTTGTAGGTGTTCAGCTCGCCCCGAATCGTAATAACCGCAATCCCGTCTTCTTCGTAAGTAATCGAGTATCCGGCGTCTTCCATGAAACCTTCCTTTTTAATTACAAAATATCATTCTGCATCATATCGACCGCTTCGTCCATCGAATCGGTCATATCGATCATCCGGGGAAACCCGATAATCTCGAGTATCTTTTTTATCTTCTGATTGACTTCGGTAACTATCACCCTGCCGCCGGCGTCCGCGGCCTGATTATTATATGCGACAATATAACCCACCGCTGCGCTGCATATGTATTCCAAGTGCGAAAAATCGAGAATAATACGTTTTGTTTTTTCGAGGATTTCACCCATTTTGGCGTCCAGAACGGAAACCATCTTTGGATAGAGCTCTCCGCTTATCTTCACGATTGCGTAGTCTCCCATGAGCTTGTCAGAAACCTTGAGATCCGACATAATTTCCCCTGTTTTTAACTAAAAAAAGTTTTCGCTTCTTCCAACGATTCGGCGATTCTCATAAATTTACCAAATCCGACAAAATCGAAAACCTTGCGGACATTTCCCGTCATATGTACGAGGACAATATTCCCGCCGCCGGCCTTTGCGCTATTAAAAGAAGCTAACAGGCTGCCCATACCCGCGCTGCATATATACTCCAGCCGCAAGACATCGATCAGTACATTTTTCGACTTTTCAAGCACGCCCCTCATCTGATCGTTGAATTCCGGCACGTCCTGAGAGTTGAGTTCGCCGATAATGGAAAGAATGACGAAATTGCCATCCATCTTGATCTCATACTGGATAATGGTTTCCATAAAAACTCCTCGGCCCCTTTCCGCTTCGGTATATTATTATAAATAATTTTATATCAATTTACAATATAAAGGGGAGTTCTAATAACTCTCCCAAAGATACCAAATTCACCTGTTCTTTCTTTCTGCGAACCCAGAAAGAAAGAAACCAAAGAAAGAGGT
This region includes:
- the murB gene encoding UDP-N-acetylmuramate dehydrogenase → MNSAARNSLLKLFPGARTDVPFSALTTMRVGGNAAVLAEPGNTGELQSLLSIIREHDLPSLIIGKGSNLVVSDRGFDGVVYRLGGDFKAIEFRGDTVIAGGGAGLATLSRMAAERGLSGLEFAAGIPGTVGGAVVMNAGAHGEDISGITADVHTVTLNGVTETVAGGAVKWGYRHGIDDSRIISTTIFKIFSKSIDIILKKMDNNQNVRKDSQPAGFSAGSVFRNPEGGKAWQFIRDAGFSGFNIGGAVVSDKHANFILNTGNATAADVAGLIRAVQKGVREKFGVELIPEIRLIGEFEE
- the purS gene encoding phosphoribosylformylglycinamidine synthase subunit PurS, producing the protein MKAKIEVMLKPGVFDPQGKVLMNALHHLDYPSVKDVRTAKLFYIELDEPTPEAAKKKLDEMADELFANPVIEKYHIEIVS
- a CDS encoding STAS domain-containing protein; translation: MEDAGYSITYEEDGIAVITIRGELNTYNTGDFKENLHEVLQKTNKVICDFSFLEFICSASVGVLINSLKEARLHGGNIVVFGIQERLKKLFEAIGFTKVFNIGYSLVDTFEEAKQLMMGE
- a CDS encoding STAS domain-containing protein, with the translated sequence MSDLKVSDKLMGDYAIVKISGELYPKMVSVLDAKMGEILEKTKRIILDFSHLEYICSAAVGYIVAYNNQAADAGGRVIVTEVNQKIKKILEIIGFPRMIDMTDSMDEAVDMMQNDIL
- a CDS encoding STAS domain-containing protein, which translates into the protein METIIQYEIKMDGNFVILSIIGELNSQDVPEFNDQMRGVLEKSKNVLIDVLRLEYICSAGMGSLLASFNSAKAGGGNIVLVHMTGNVRKVFDFVGFGKFMRIAESLEEAKTFFS